The genome window ACCATATCTGCCCAAATTCAATTATAATAACTCTGCATTAACTTTTATATCTTAAATCTTAAAAATGTTAATATAATTTATGTCTGAAAATATTCATACCATAAAAGTTACAGTTTACTATGAGGACACTGATGCTGGCGGTGTTGTCTATTATGCAAACTATCTCAGATACCTTGAGCGGGCAAGGATGGAGTTCCTGAAAGATAAAGGAATAGACGTCATAGAGTTCCATAATAAAGGCATATTCTTCGTGGTGAGTCAGCTTGAAATTTCCTATAAAAAGCCTGCAAAACTTGGAGATAGCCTGACAGTAACAACAGAGGTAGCAGAAATAAAGAATGCCAGTCTGAAGATTAAAAATTGCATTCTAAAAGACAGCGAGCTAATAGCAGAGGCATGCCTTACACTTGCCTGTGTTGAGAACGGTAAATTAAGAAGGCTTCCCGAACAATTTAGATCACTTTTAAATGACAAATCTTACTGAAGCAACCTTTGAAGAATTTCTTATCCTTTTTAAGAATACAGAGATTATTGATTTAAGGAATATAACCTTCATTGACCCCTCCAGTTTCACAATACAAGAGTCAATATTTCTGCTTGCTATCGTAATTGTTGGCGGGGCAGGAAATCTGTGGGGGACGGTGTTTGGTGCTCTACTGCTGTCTCTTATACACATNNNNNNNNNNTGCTTGGTATCATTGAGCTCGGAGAGATAAAAAGAGAATCTGGAAAATCTAAAACCCTGCTGCTTCCTTCTAACATTGAGGCCATGAAATATCTTGAAAGAATGGATTTTCTAAGATATGCCTCTGAAA of Thermodesulfovibrionales bacterium contains these proteins:
- a CDS encoding YbgC/FadM family acyl-CoA thioesterase, producing the protein MSENIHTIKVTVYYEDTDAGGVVYYANYLRYLERARMEFLKDKGIDVIEFHNKGIFFVVSQLEISYKKPAKLGDSLTVTTEVAEIKNASLKIKNCILKDSELIAEACLTLACVENGKLRRLPEQFRSLLNDKSY